A single Lactuca sativa cultivar Salinas chromosome 8, Lsat_Salinas_v11, whole genome shotgun sequence DNA region contains:
- the LOC111918602 gene encoding vegetative cell wall protein gp1-like, translated as MTIFFPSPPSQPVSPTSNSASSAAPCQQCSDHPQPPPEPDHQQQNRPSSSVHTPLSSPPPTPPASPTAAAPPQGHPMITRAKSSILKPHHHVDLSYVLSSPIHHALFAAKDPKGFKIAAKIPSGFQPCVMKCVH; from the coding sequence ATGACTATTTTTTTTCCATCTCCTCCTTCGCAACCGGTCTCTCCTACCTCTAATTCGGCATCATCAGCAGCCCCGTGTCAACAATGTAGTGATCATCCGCAACCTCCTCCTGAACCTGATCATCAGCAACAGAATCGTCCATCATCGTCGGTCCATACTCCACTTTCTTCGCCACCGCCCACGCCGCCAGCTTCTCCGACTGCTGCTGCACCTCCACAAGGACATCCTATGATAACTCGAGCCAAATCTAGTATTCTTAAGCCTCATCATCATGTTGATTTGTCTTATGTTTTGTCATCTCCTATTCACCATGCCTTATTTGCTGCAAAAGATCCTAAAGGTTTCAAAATAGCTGCAAAGATCCCAAGTGGTTTTCAGCCATGTGTGATGAAATGCGTGCATTAA